A window of the Brassica napus cultivar Da-Ae chromosome C5, Da-Ae, whole genome shotgun sequence genome harbors these coding sequences:
- the LOC106445588 gene encoding SNARE-interacting protein KEULE — MSYSDSDSSSSQAGEYKNFRQLTRERLLYEMLRSTKTGSSKSTWKVLIMDKLTVKIMSYACKMADITDEGVSLVEDIFRRRQPLPSLDAIYFIQPTKENVIMFLSDMSGKSPLYKKAFVFFSSPVSKELVGHIKKDSSVLPRIAALREMNLEFFAIDSQGFITDHERALEDLFGDEETSRKGDACLNVMASRIATVFASLREFPTVRYRAAKSLDASTMTTLRDLIPTKLAAGIWNCLAKHKQSIENFPQTETCELLILDRSVDQIAPIIHEWTYDAMCHDLLNMEGNKYVHVIPSNSGGEPETKDVLLEEHDPIWLELRHAHIADASERLHDKMTNFLSKNKAAQLQHGKRDGAELSTRDLQKMVQALPQYSEQIDKLSLHVEIARKINDLIREQGLRELGQLEQDLVFGDAGMKDVIKYLSTQEEASREGKLRLLMILATIYPEKFEGEKGQNLMKLAKLSSDDMSAVNNMRLLGPAVDAKKNAPGGFTLKFDLHKKKRGVRKEREEEAAWQLSRFYPMIEELIEKLSKGELPKEDYPCMNDPSPSFHGSTSHSSSASSSSQGQAAQSMRSRRTPTWAKPRGSDDGYSSDSVLRHSSSDFKKMGQRIFVFIVGGATRSELKVCHKLTTKLKREVILGSTSLDDPPQFITKLKLLTANELSIDDLQI; from the exons ATGTCGTACTCAGATTCCGATTCGTCGTCGTCTCAGGCTGGCGAATACAAAAACTTCCGCCAGCTTACACGTGAAC GACTCTTGTATGAGATGCTTAGATCTACCAAGACTGGGAGCTCAAAATCCACCTGGAAG GTACTAATCATGGACAAACTCACTGTCAAGATCATGTCCTACGCCTGCAAAATGGCTGATATCACGGACGAAGGAGTTTCAT TGGTTGAAGACATTTTTAGACGAAGACAACCTCTACCTTCACTGGACGCCATTTACTTCATCCAGCCAACTAAAGAGAA CGTCATCATGTTCTTGTCAGACATGTCTGGGAAATCACCACTGTACAAAAA GGCATTTGTCTTCTTCAGTTCACCCGTTTCTAAGGAGCTGGTTGGTCACATCAAGAAAGATTCGAGTGTATTGCCCCGGATTGCAGCATTAAGAGAG ATGAACTTGGAATTTTTCGCCATTGATAGCCAG GGTTTCATCACCGACCATGAGAGAGCTTTAGAGGATCTTTTCGGTGATGAGGAAACTTCTAGAAAAGGCGATGCGTGCTTAAATGTGATGGCCTCTCGAATTGCCACAGTCTTTGCTTCACTACGG GAGTTTCCAACAGTACGATACCGAGCTGCAAAGTCACTTGACGCATCGACGATGACAACTTTGCGCGATTTAATTCCCACGAAACTTGCAGCTGGAATCTGGAATTGTCTGGCAAAGCATAAACAGTCGATTGAGAATTTCCCACAGACTGAAACGTGTGAGCTGCTCATCCTCGACAGATCCGTAGACCAG ATTGCTCCTATTATACATGAGTGGACTTATGATGCTATGTGCCATGATTTGCTGAACATGGAAGGGAACAAATATGTACATGTG ATTCCAAGCAATTCAGGCGGAGAACCAGAGACGAAAGATGTGCTCTTGGAGGAACATGATCCTATTTGGCTAGAGCTTCGACATGCACATATAGCAGAT GCTAGTGAAAGATTGCATGACAAGATGACCAATTTCTTATCGAAAAACAAAGCTGCTCAGCTTCAGCATGGTAAGAG AGATGGTGCTGAGCTTTCTACGAGAGATTTGCAGAAGATGGTTCAAGCATTGCCACAATACAGTGAACAAATAGACAAGCTATCTCTCCATGTAGAG ATTGCTAGGAAAATCAACGACCTTATCAGAGAGCAGGGACTTAGGGAGCTTGGACAACTTGAACAAGACCTTGTTTTTGGTGATGCTGGGATGAAGGATGTGATCAAATATTTGAGTACTCAAGAG GAGGCAAGTCGTGAAGGCAAGTTACGCCTGTTGATGATCCTCGCAACCATTTACCCTGAAAAGTTTGAAGGTGAAAAGGGTCAAAATCTAATGAAG ctGGCAAAACTCTCATCTGATGACATGAGCGCTGTAAATAATATGAGACTACTTGGTCCAGCTGTCGATGCTAAAAAGAATGCACCGGGAGGTTTCACCTTGAAGTTTGATCTTCACAAG AAGAAACGAGGTGTCAGGAAAGAGCGTGAAGAGGAAGCAGCATGGCAGTTATCTCGATTCTACCCCATGATTGAG GAACTGATCGAGAAACTTAGCAAAGGAGAGTTGCCAAAAGAGGATTACCCATGTATGAACGACCCAAGCCCAAGTTTCCACGGATCAACGTCACATTCTTCATCAGCTAGTAGTAGTAGTCAAGGCCAAGCTGCTCAATCCATGAGATCAAGACGCACACCAACATGGGCTAAACCAAGAGGTTCAGATGATGGATATTCAAG TGATTCGGTGTTGAGACATTCGTCTAGTGACTTCAAGAAGATGGGACAGCGAATATTTGTGTTTATCGTTGGTGGAGCAACAAGATCAGAG tTAAAAGTGTGTCACAAACTAACCACGAAACTCAAAAGAGAAGTAATCCTCGGGTCTACAAGCCTTGACGATCCTCCACAGTTCATAACG AAACTGAAGCTTCTGACTGCAAACGAGTTATCAATAGACGATCTTCAAATATGA